The following proteins are encoded in a genomic region of Dioscorea cayenensis subsp. rotundata cultivar TDr96_F1 chromosome 8, TDr96_F1_v2_PseudoChromosome.rev07_lg8_w22 25.fasta, whole genome shotgun sequence:
- the LOC120266482 gene encoding non-specific lipid-transfer protein C, cotyledon-specific isoform-like — MKTNIVTTKTTICTLLLLLLFSTSLHLSSAAATVTCNTITTEAAPCLGFITGKVPRPPAACCTGLKQIVKSGTTVTARRAICQCMKNAIKEFPGVKEKFLSQLPKACHVSVSFPISSHTNCNKVH; from the exons ATGAAGACCAACATCGTCACAACCAAAACCACAATTTGcactcttctcctcctccttctcttctccACTTCTCTACATTTAAGCTCTGCAGCAGCCACAGTGACATGCAACACTATCACAACAGAAGCAGCACCATGTTTAGGCTTCATCACCGGAAAAGTTCCCAGGCCACCGGCGGCGTGCTGCACTGGGTTGAAGCAAATAGTAAAGAGTGGTACCACCGTCACTGCTCGCCGGGCAATTTGTCAATGCATGAAGAATGCTATTAAAGAGTTCCCTGGTGTGAAAGAGAAGTTCTTGTCTCAGCTTCCAAAAGCCTGCCATGTTTCTGTTAGCTTTCCAATATCCTCCCACACCAACTGTAACAA GGTGCACTGA